One segment of Brassica napus cultivar Da-Ae chromosome C3, Da-Ae, whole genome shotgun sequence DNA contains the following:
- the LOC106386773 gene encoding uncharacterized protein LOC106386773 isoform X2: MLGIFSVAIVSLPEELVAAGSRTPSPKTTGAALVNKFVEKNTSSVSVQVGDYVQLAYSHHKESPLRPSHHKESPLRPRSFGAKDEIFCLFQGSLDNLGSLKQQYGLAKNANDVLLVIEAYKTLRDRAPYPANHVVAHLSGDFAFVVFDKSTSTLFVASDQEGKVPLYWGITADGYVAFADDVELLKGACGKSLASFPQGCFYSTAVGGLRSFENPKNKITAIPAKEEEIWGATFKVIDSSSGRSNSSCRLRMENGEKKFKTHLS; this comes from the exons atgtTGGGAATATTTAGTGTAGCTATAGTATCGTTGCCGGAAGAGCTGGTGGCCGCCGGCAGCCGAACTCCGTCGCCGAAGACAACAGGAGCGGCTCTAGTCAACAAGTTCGTCGAGAAAAACACATCCTCCGTGTCCGTACAAGTCGGAGACTATGTGCAGCTTGCGTACAGCCACCACAAAGAGAGTCCTCTGCGTCCGAG CCACCACAAAGAGAGTCCTCTGCGTCCGAG GTCATTTGGGGCTAAGGATGAGATATTCTGCCTGTTCCAAGGCTCACTTGACAACTTAGGAAGCTTGAAGCAGCAATACGGGCTTGCAAAGAATGCAAATGACGTTCTTTTGGTCATTGAGGCTTACAAGACTCTCCGTGACAGAGCTCCTTACCCTGCCAACCATGTTGTGGCTCACCTAAGTGGCGACTTCGCCTTTGTGGTCTTCGATAAATCAACCTCCACACTCTTTGTAGCTTCT GACCAGGAAGGTAAGGTTCCATTGTATTGGGGGATAACAGCTGATGGGTATGTGGCATTTGCTGATGATGTTGAGTTGCTGAAAGGTGCTTGTGGCAAGTCTCTTGCTTCTTTCCCTCAAG GCTGTTTCTACTCGACTGCGGTAGGTGGACTAAGGAGCTTTGAGAACCCTAAGAACAAGATCACCGCCATTCCAGCTAAAGAGGAAGAAATTTGGGGAGCCACCTTCAAGGTGATTGATTCTTCAA GTGGAAGGAGCAACAGTTCTTGCAGACTGAGAATGGAGAACggggaaaaaaaattcaagaccCATCTTTCTTAA
- the LOC106386773 gene encoding stem-specific protein TSJT1 isoform X9, which translates to MLGIFSVAIVSLPEELVAAGSRTPSPKTTGAALVNKFVEKNTSSVSVQVGDYVQLAYSHHKESPLRPRSFGAKDEIFCLFQGSLDNLGSLKQQYGLAKNANDVLLVIEAYKTLRDRAPYPANHVVAHLSGDFAFVVFDKSTSTLFVASDQEGKVPLYWGITADGYVAFADDVELLKGACGKSLASFPQGCFYSTAVGGLRSFENPKNKITAIPAKEEEIWGATFKVEGATVLAD; encoded by the exons atgtTGGGAATATTTAGTGTAGCTATAGTATCGTTGCCGGAAGAGCTGGTGGCCGCCGGCAGCCGAACTCCGTCGCCGAAGACAACAGGAGCGGCTCTAGTCAACAAGTTCGTCGAGAAAAACACATCCTCCGTGTCCGTACAAGTCGGAGACTATGTGCAGCTTGCGTACAGCCACCACAAAGAGAGTCCTCTGCGTCCGAG GTCATTTGGGGCTAAGGATGAGATATTCTGCCTGTTCCAAGGCTCACTTGACAACTTAGGAAGCTTGAAGCAGCAATACGGGCTTGCAAAGAATGCAAATGACGTTCTTTTGGTCATTGAGGCTTACAAGACTCTCCGTGACAGAGCTCCTTACCCTGCCAACCATGTTGTGGCTCACCTAAGTGGCGACTTCGCCTTTGTGGTCTTCGATAAATCAACCTCCACACTCTTTGTAGCTTCT GACCAGGAAGGTAAGGTTCCATTGTATTGGGGGATAACAGCTGATGGGTATGTGGCATTTGCTGATGATGTTGAGTTGCTGAAAGGTGCTTGTGGCAAGTCTCTTGCTTCTTTCCCTCAAG GCTGTTTCTACTCGACTGCGGTAGGTGGACTAAGGAGCTTTGAGAACCCTAAGAACAAGATCACCGCCATTCCAGCTAAAGAGGAAGAAATTTGGGGAGCCACCTTCAAG GTGGAAGGAGCAACAGTTCTTGCAGACTGA
- the LOC106386773 gene encoding uncharacterized protein LOC106386773 isoform X7 has product MLGIFSVAIVSLPEELVAAGSRTPSPKTTGAALVNKFVEKNTSSVSVQVGDYVQLAYSHHKESPLRPSHHKESPLRPRSFGAKDEIFCLFQGSLDNLGSLKQQYGLAKNANDVLLVIEAYKTLRDRAPYPANHVVAHLSGDFAFVVFDKSTSTLFVASDQEGKVPLYWGITADGYVAFADDVELLKGACGKSLASFPQGCFYSTAVGGLRSFENPKNKITAIPAKEEEIWGATFKVEGATVLAD; this is encoded by the exons atgtTGGGAATATTTAGTGTAGCTATAGTATCGTTGCCGGAAGAGCTGGTGGCCGCCGGCAGCCGAACTCCGTCGCCGAAGACAACAGGAGCGGCTCTAGTCAACAAGTTCGTCGAGAAAAACACATCCTCCGTGTCCGTACAAGTCGGAGACTATGTGCAGCTTGCGTACAGCCACCACAAAGAGAGTCCTCTGCGTCCGAG CCACCACAAAGAGAGTCCTCTGCGTCCGAG GTCATTTGGGGCTAAGGATGAGATATTCTGCCTGTTCCAAGGCTCACTTGACAACTTAGGAAGCTTGAAGCAGCAATACGGGCTTGCAAAGAATGCAAATGACGTTCTTTTGGTCATTGAGGCTTACAAGACTCTCCGTGACAGAGCTCCTTACCCTGCCAACCATGTTGTGGCTCACCTAAGTGGCGACTTCGCCTTTGTGGTCTTCGATAAATCAACCTCCACACTCTTTGTAGCTTCT GACCAGGAAGGTAAGGTTCCATTGTATTGGGGGATAACAGCTGATGGGTATGTGGCATTTGCTGATGATGTTGAGTTGCTGAAAGGTGCTTGTGGCAAGTCTCTTGCTTCTTTCCCTCAAG GCTGTTTCTACTCGACTGCGGTAGGTGGACTAAGGAGCTTTGAGAACCCTAAGAACAAGATCACCGCCATTCCAGCTAAAGAGGAAGAAATTTGGGGAGCCACCTTCAAG GTGGAAGGAGCAACAGTTCTTGCAGACTGA
- the LOC106386773 gene encoding uncharacterized protein LOC106386773 isoform X1: MLGIFSVAIVSLPEELVAAGSRTPSPKTTGAALVNKFVEKNTSSVSVQVGDYVQLAYSHHKESPLRPSHHKESPLRPRSFGAKDEIFCLFQGSLDNLGSLKQQYGLAKNANDVLLVIEAYKTLRDRAPYPANHVVAHLSGDFAFVVFDKSTSTLFVASDQEGKVPLYWGITADGYVAFADDVELLKGACGKSLASFPQGCFYSTAVGGLRSFENPKNKITAIPAKEEEIWGATFKWKEQQFLQTENGERGKKIQDPSFLILKLFNSKMKIIM; the protein is encoded by the exons atgtTGGGAATATTTAGTGTAGCTATAGTATCGTTGCCGGAAGAGCTGGTGGCCGCCGGCAGCCGAACTCCGTCGCCGAAGACAACAGGAGCGGCTCTAGTCAACAAGTTCGTCGAGAAAAACACATCCTCCGTGTCCGTACAAGTCGGAGACTATGTGCAGCTTGCGTACAGCCACCACAAAGAGAGTCCTCTGCGTCCGAG CCACCACAAAGAGAGTCCTCTGCGTCCGAG GTCATTTGGGGCTAAGGATGAGATATTCTGCCTGTTCCAAGGCTCACTTGACAACTTAGGAAGCTTGAAGCAGCAATACGGGCTTGCAAAGAATGCAAATGACGTTCTTTTGGTCATTGAGGCTTACAAGACTCTCCGTGACAGAGCTCCTTACCCTGCCAACCATGTTGTGGCTCACCTAAGTGGCGACTTCGCCTTTGTGGTCTTCGATAAATCAACCTCCACACTCTTTGTAGCTTCT GACCAGGAAGGTAAGGTTCCATTGTATTGGGGGATAACAGCTGATGGGTATGTGGCATTTGCTGATGATGTTGAGTTGCTGAAAGGTGCTTGTGGCAAGTCTCTTGCTTCTTTCCCTCAAG GCTGTTTCTACTCGACTGCGGTAGGTGGACTAAGGAGCTTTGAGAACCCTAAGAACAAGATCACCGCCATTCCAGCTAAAGAGGAAGAAATTTGGGGAGCCACCTTCAAG TGGAAGGAGCAACAGTTCTTGCAGACTGAGAATGGAGAACggggaaaaaaaattcaagaccCATCTTTCTTAATCTTGAAACTCTTCAACAgcaaaatgaaaataatcatGTAG
- the LOC106386773 gene encoding stem-specific protein TSJT1 isoform X5 — MLGIFSVAIVSLPEELVAAGSRTPSPKTTGAALVNKFVEKNTSSVSVQVGDYVQLAYSHHKESPLRPRSFGAKDEIFCLFQGSLDNLGSLKQQYGLAKNANDVLLVIEAYKTLRDRAPYPANHVVAHLSGDFAFVVFDKSTSTLFVASDQEGKVPLYWGITADGYVAFADDVELLKGACGKSLASFPQGCFYSTAVGGLRSFENPKNKITAIPAKEEEIWGATFKVIDSSSGRSNSSCRLRMENGEKKFKTHLS; from the exons atgtTGGGAATATTTAGTGTAGCTATAGTATCGTTGCCGGAAGAGCTGGTGGCCGCCGGCAGCCGAACTCCGTCGCCGAAGACAACAGGAGCGGCTCTAGTCAACAAGTTCGTCGAGAAAAACACATCCTCCGTGTCCGTACAAGTCGGAGACTATGTGCAGCTTGCGTACAGCCACCACAAAGAGAGTCCTCTGCGTCCGAG GTCATTTGGGGCTAAGGATGAGATATTCTGCCTGTTCCAAGGCTCACTTGACAACTTAGGAAGCTTGAAGCAGCAATACGGGCTTGCAAAGAATGCAAATGACGTTCTTTTGGTCATTGAGGCTTACAAGACTCTCCGTGACAGAGCTCCTTACCCTGCCAACCATGTTGTGGCTCACCTAAGTGGCGACTTCGCCTTTGTGGTCTTCGATAAATCAACCTCCACACTCTTTGTAGCTTCT GACCAGGAAGGTAAGGTTCCATTGTATTGGGGGATAACAGCTGATGGGTATGTGGCATTTGCTGATGATGTTGAGTTGCTGAAAGGTGCTTGTGGCAAGTCTCTTGCTTCTTTCCCTCAAG GCTGTTTCTACTCGACTGCGGTAGGTGGACTAAGGAGCTTTGAGAACCCTAAGAACAAGATCACCGCCATTCCAGCTAAAGAGGAAGAAATTTGGGGAGCCACCTTCAAGGTGATTGATTCTTCAA GTGGAAGGAGCAACAGTTCTTGCAGACTGAGAATGGAGAACggggaaaaaaaattcaagaccCATCTTTCTTAA
- the LOC106386773 gene encoding stem-specific protein TSJT1 isoform X3, which translates to MLGIFSVAIVSLPEELVAAGSRTPSPKTTGAALVNKFVEKNTSSVSVQVGDYVQLAYSHHKESPLRPRSFGAKDEIFCLFQGSLDNLGSLKQQYGLAKNANDVLLVIEAYKTLRDRAPYPANHVVAHLSGDFAFVVFDKSTSTLFVASDQEGKVPLYWGITADGYVAFADDVELLKGACGKSLASFPQGCFYSTAVGGLRSFENPKNKITAIPAKEEEIWGATFKWKEQQFLQTENGERGKKIQDPSFLILKLFNSKMKIIM; encoded by the exons atgtTGGGAATATTTAGTGTAGCTATAGTATCGTTGCCGGAAGAGCTGGTGGCCGCCGGCAGCCGAACTCCGTCGCCGAAGACAACAGGAGCGGCTCTAGTCAACAAGTTCGTCGAGAAAAACACATCCTCCGTGTCCGTACAAGTCGGAGACTATGTGCAGCTTGCGTACAGCCACCACAAAGAGAGTCCTCTGCGTCCGAG GTCATTTGGGGCTAAGGATGAGATATTCTGCCTGTTCCAAGGCTCACTTGACAACTTAGGAAGCTTGAAGCAGCAATACGGGCTTGCAAAGAATGCAAATGACGTTCTTTTGGTCATTGAGGCTTACAAGACTCTCCGTGACAGAGCTCCTTACCCTGCCAACCATGTTGTGGCTCACCTAAGTGGCGACTTCGCCTTTGTGGTCTTCGATAAATCAACCTCCACACTCTTTGTAGCTTCT GACCAGGAAGGTAAGGTTCCATTGTATTGGGGGATAACAGCTGATGGGTATGTGGCATTTGCTGATGATGTTGAGTTGCTGAAAGGTGCTTGTGGCAAGTCTCTTGCTTCTTTCCCTCAAG GCTGTTTCTACTCGACTGCGGTAGGTGGACTAAGGAGCTTTGAGAACCCTAAGAACAAGATCACCGCCATTCCAGCTAAAGAGGAAGAAATTTGGGGAGCCACCTTCAAG TGGAAGGAGCAACAGTTCTTGCAGACTGAGAATGGAGAACggggaaaaaaaattcaagaccCATCTTTCTTAATCTTGAAACTCTTCAACAgcaaaatgaaaataatcatGTAG
- the LOC106386773 gene encoding stem-specific protein TSJT1 isoform X8, whose translation MLGIFSVAIVSLPEELVAAGSRTPSPKTTGAALVNKFVEKNTSSVSVQVGDYVQLAYSHHKESPLRPRSFGAKDEIFCLFQGSLDNLGSLKQQYGLAKNANDVLLVIEAYKTLRDRAPYPANHVVAHLSGDFAFVVFDKSTSTLFVASDQEGKVPLYWGITADGYVAFADDVELLKGACGKSLASFPQGCFYSTAVGGLRSFENPKNKITAIPAKEEEIWGATFKVIDSSRTNHI comes from the exons atgtTGGGAATATTTAGTGTAGCTATAGTATCGTTGCCGGAAGAGCTGGTGGCCGCCGGCAGCCGAACTCCGTCGCCGAAGACAACAGGAGCGGCTCTAGTCAACAAGTTCGTCGAGAAAAACACATCCTCCGTGTCCGTACAAGTCGGAGACTATGTGCAGCTTGCGTACAGCCACCACAAAGAGAGTCCTCTGCGTCCGAG GTCATTTGGGGCTAAGGATGAGATATTCTGCCTGTTCCAAGGCTCACTTGACAACTTAGGAAGCTTGAAGCAGCAATACGGGCTTGCAAAGAATGCAAATGACGTTCTTTTGGTCATTGAGGCTTACAAGACTCTCCGTGACAGAGCTCCTTACCCTGCCAACCATGTTGTGGCTCACCTAAGTGGCGACTTCGCCTTTGTGGTCTTCGATAAATCAACCTCCACACTCTTTGTAGCTTCT GACCAGGAAGGTAAGGTTCCATTGTATTGGGGGATAACAGCTGATGGGTATGTGGCATTTGCTGATGATGTTGAGTTGCTGAAAGGTGCTTGTGGCAAGTCTCTTGCTTCTTTCCCTCAAG GCTGTTTCTACTCGACTGCGGTAGGTGGACTAAGGAGCTTTGAGAACCCTAAGAACAAGATCACCGCCATTCCAGCTAAAGAGGAAGAAATTTGGGGAGCCACCTTCAAGGTGATTGATTCTTCAAGAACAAACCATATCTAG
- the LOC106386773 gene encoding uncharacterized protein LOC106386773 isoform X6 — MLGIFSVAIVSLPEELVAAGSRTPSPKTTGAALVNKFVEKNTSSVSVQVGDYVQLAYSHHKESPLRPSHHKESPLRPRSFGAKDEIFCLFQGSLDNLGSLKQQYGLAKNANDVLLVIEAYKTLRDRAPYPANHVVAHLSGDFAFVVFDKSTSTLFVASDQEGKVPLYWGITADGYVAFADDVELLKGACGKSLASFPQGCFYSTAVGGLRSFENPKNKITAIPAKEEEIWGATFKVIDSSRTNHI; from the exons atgtTGGGAATATTTAGTGTAGCTATAGTATCGTTGCCGGAAGAGCTGGTGGCCGCCGGCAGCCGAACTCCGTCGCCGAAGACAACAGGAGCGGCTCTAGTCAACAAGTTCGTCGAGAAAAACACATCCTCCGTGTCCGTACAAGTCGGAGACTATGTGCAGCTTGCGTACAGCCACCACAAAGAGAGTCCTCTGCGTCCGAG CCACCACAAAGAGAGTCCTCTGCGTCCGAG GTCATTTGGGGCTAAGGATGAGATATTCTGCCTGTTCCAAGGCTCACTTGACAACTTAGGAAGCTTGAAGCAGCAATACGGGCTTGCAAAGAATGCAAATGACGTTCTTTTGGTCATTGAGGCTTACAAGACTCTCCGTGACAGAGCTCCTTACCCTGCCAACCATGTTGTGGCTCACCTAAGTGGCGACTTCGCCTTTGTGGTCTTCGATAAATCAACCTCCACACTCTTTGTAGCTTCT GACCAGGAAGGTAAGGTTCCATTGTATTGGGGGATAACAGCTGATGGGTATGTGGCATTTGCTGATGATGTTGAGTTGCTGAAAGGTGCTTGTGGCAAGTCTCTTGCTTCTTTCCCTCAAG GCTGTTTCTACTCGACTGCGGTAGGTGGACTAAGGAGCTTTGAGAACCCTAAGAACAAGATCACCGCCATTCCAGCTAAAGAGGAAGAAATTTGGGGAGCCACCTTCAAGGTGATTGATTCTTCAAGAACAAACCATATCTAG
- the LOC106386773 gene encoding uncharacterized protein LOC106386773 isoform X4 → MCSLRTATTKRVLCVREIQMTKIEKLQFPALEVTGANYTAWITNMELHQDSDKILETIKESNISTSHEKARAVIFLRRHLDENLTHDYARIKDPLDLWKALKERFDNQKKITLPHALDEWKNLRFQDFEKVETYNSAILRIAAQLDYCGKPVSEAEMLEKTYQTFHKNHYVLQEQYRNCVYMRFSELAVTLIIAERNNELLRGRVTTNENVRIYRKQRQALWFLTRSSIFLSAIISATASLENLVYPQLLYCSCRT, encoded by the exons ATGTGCAGCTTGCGTACAGCCACCACAAAGAGAGTCCTCTGCGTCCGAG aaatacaaatgacaaaaatcgagaaacttcagtttccggCCTTGGAAGTAACTGGGGCGAACTACACGGCATGGATTACAAACATGGAGCTTCATCAAGATTCTGATAAAATACTCGAAACAATAAAGGAAAgcaatatatcaacctctcatgaaaaGGCTAGGGCTGTGATATTTCTGAGAAGAcatctagatgaaaatcttacgcatgattatgcgagaatcaaagatcccttagatctttggaaagctctgaaagagaggtttgataaccaaaagaaaattactctcccccatgcactcgatgagtggaaaaatctacgatttcaagattttgaaaaggTGGAAACGTACAATTCCGCTATATTGAGGATAGCAgcgcaattagattattgcggtaagcctgtgtcggaagcagaaatgctcgagaaaacttaccaaacgttccataaaaatcattatgttctacaagaacaatatagaaattgtgTGTATATGAGGTTCTCTGAACTCGCTGTGACGCTTATAATAgcggagagaaataatgaactcctcaGGGGGCGAGTTACAACGAACGaaaacgttcgtatatatagaaaacaACGTCAGGCATTGTGGTTTTTAACGAGGAGTTCAATATTTCTCTCCGCTATTATCAGCGCCACAGCGAGTTTAGAGAACCTCGTATACCCACAATTactatattgttcttgtagaacataa
- the LOC106434193 gene encoding F-box protein At1g11270-like, with translation MDSDAGAVYKRSGSGPSVMMNQTMLRRHGWSSTSVVESLPDEIVELILTRLAVKCLLRFKCVSKKWKSTIESLRFKEAQLRQSQQSGDPDFLYVTEYNNDDDDDEVRIIPVLGSSSMIRTGKFPSIPNTKVCYGSCDGLICLFSHHTPNMVANPATRWHQSFPLSRVQQLLSNMCKTESAWDTPNPQLGFGKDKFTGTYKPVWLCNSAEFGRRLDNTTTCEVFDFSTNAWRYLVPASPYRILDGHKPVYFDGSLYWLTECAKVLSFDLHSETFQVICQAPFSHIPEPQQVVMCILDNSLCLSQRNWPTQVIWSLLLHTNNTSWKEICTIDLTKTFSLPEELPHFPLPVALPVALLEKKTKLLFGPALMQPMVIHDLHTKSYHKVLSPVGVFGYPVCHFDSLFSLSPN, from the coding sequence ATGGACTCGGATGCTGGTGCAGTGTATAAAAGAAGCGGGTCTGGACCATCTGTTATGATGAATCAGACAATGCTGAGAAGACATGGCTGGTCATCGACAAGTGTGGTGGAATCGCTACCAGACGAAATTGTGGAGCTCATCCTCACGAGACTTGCTGTGAAGTGTCTGCTGAGGTTTAAATGTGTATCAAAGAAGTGGAAATCCACAATCGAGTCCCTCCGTTTTAAAGAGGCACAGTTGAGGCAATCGCAGCAATCGGGAGATCCAGATTTTCTTTATGTGACCGAGTataataatgatgatgatgatgatgaagtgaGAATCATCCCTGTCTTGGGGTCGTCGTCAATGATTCGTACGGGCAAGTTCCCATCTATTCCCAACACCAAGGTTTGCTATGGTAGTTGTGATGGTCTTATATGCCTCTTTTCTCACCACACACCTAACATGGTGGCGAATCCGGCGACCAGATGGCACCAAAGTTTTCCTCTTTCTAGAGTCCAACAGCTCCTCTCCAACATGTGTAAAACCGAATCAGCCTGGGATACCCCAAACCCTCAACTTGGATTCGGCAAAGACAAATTCACAGGCACCTACAAGCCCGTCTGGTTATGTAATTCAGCTGAATTTGGCCGCCGCCTAGACAACACTACTACTTGTGAGGTTTTCGACTTTAGCACTAATGCTTGGAGGTACCTTGTCCCTGCTTCTCCGTATCGGATTTTGGATGGCCATAAGCCTGTGTATTTTGATGGGTCACTTTATTGGTTAACCGAGTGTGCCAAGGTCTTGTCTTTTGATCTTCACAGTGAAACTTTTCAAGTCATCTGTCAAGCtcccttttcccatatacctgAACCTCAGCAAGTCGTCATGTGCATCCTCGACAACAGCTTGTGCCTATCCCAAAGAAACTGGCCCACCCAAGTGATATGGTCCTTGTTGTTACACACCAACAATACCTCGTGGAAGGAAATCTGTACAATAGATCTCACCAAAACCTTTTCTTTGCCTGAGGAGCTTCCTCATTTTCCATTACCAGTTGCATTGCCAGTAGCGCTTCTGGAGAAGAAGACCAAGTTACTCTTTGGTCCTGCACTTATGCAACCAATGGTGATACATGATCTCCATACCAAATCTTATCATAAAGTTTTATCACCCGTGGGCGTCTTTGGCTATCCCGTTTGTCATTTCGATTCTTTATTCTCCCTTTCACCCAACTAA
- the LOC125584142 gene encoding subtilisin-like protease SBT4.11, with protein MRGAVPASRIAAYRVCAGECRDDILLSAFDDAIADGVDIITISVGSTDVYPLEEDPIAIGAFHAMSKGILTVNAVGNTGPNIASVTSLAPWMLTVAASTTNRVFVTKVVLGDGKTLVGRSVNVFDLKGKKFPLVYGKSAASSASNVTCAEDCMPDCLDASLVKGKILVCNISFPYVAYTKGAVAAIVKDGSDWAQMEGLPVSGLEEDDFESFLSYINSSKVIKH; from the exons ATGAGAGGTGCCGTTCCAGCGTCAAGAATCGCCGCTTACAGAGTCTGCGCCGGAGAATGTAGAGACGATATCCTACTCTCCGCGTTCGATGACGCTATCGCCGACGGTGTTGACATTATCACCATATCTGTAGGTAGTACCGATGTGTACCCGTTGGAAGAAGACCCTATCGCAATAGGAGCATTTCACGCTATGTCCAAAGGGATACTCACTGTGAACGCGGTTGGGAACACTGGTCCGAACATAGCCTCTGTCACGAGTTTAGCACCGTGGATGCTAACCGTTGCAGCCAGCACAACGAACCGTGTGTTTGTCACCAAAGTGGTTCTTGGTGATGGCAAAACACTTGTC GGAAGATCAGTGAATGTTTTCGATCTTAAAGGAAAGAAGTTCCCCCTGGTGTACGGAAAATCTGCTGCTTCCTCTGCCTCCAATGTCACATGCGCCGA gGATTGCATGCCAGATTGTCTTGACGCATCTCTGGTGAAGGGAAAGATCTTGGTGTGCAATATATCTTTCCCCTACGTAGCCTATACAAAAGGAGCTGTTGCAGCTATTGTTAAAGATGGATCAGACTGGGCTCAAATGGAGGGTTTACCTGTATCTGGCTTAGAAGAAGATGATTTCGAGTCTTTCCTCTCTTACATTAACTCCTCAAAAGTAATTAAACATTGA